The proteins below are encoded in one region of Aquisphaera giovannonii:
- a CDS encoding ABC transporter permease, which produces MIPIKYNVRNLRVRWKTTLMTMAGTALLVGSSCILFGLVDGLEYSLKVSGDPLDIIVLRKGSSSETSGGFEAAKADEVLNVNGIARDEEGKPLAAKELLNIAIAERDNGTHNNVIIRGGQPASRKLRPDFRIVAGRDLVEGRGECIVSRSLARVYKGAQVGGQLNFGEKERYQVVGIFTAGGSAAESEIWADLKDVEKNTGRDGSVSCVQLRAASPEAFEAIQKTLTEDSQFKLAAMPESTYYETQARSSLFLKVAGSLIAVLLTFGAMFAAANTMFAAVKSRTREIGTMRALGFSQWDVLLCFMGESLLLCTLGGLLGLLLTLPLNLLTIETSNFSTFSSVSITFRFGWFVAAVAMTMTIAMGLFGGILPALRAVRQEVISALREL; this is translated from the coding sequence ATGATCCCGATCAAGTACAACGTCCGCAACCTCCGCGTCCGCTGGAAGACGACCCTCATGACGATGGCCGGCACGGCGCTGCTGGTCGGCTCGTCGTGCATCCTCTTCGGCCTCGTGGACGGCCTGGAATACAGCCTGAAGGTGTCCGGCGACCCGCTCGACATCATCGTCCTGCGGAAGGGGTCGTCGAGCGAGACATCCGGCGGCTTCGAGGCGGCGAAGGCGGACGAGGTGCTGAACGTCAACGGGATCGCGCGGGACGAGGAGGGCAAGCCGCTGGCGGCCAAGGAGCTGCTGAACATCGCCATCGCCGAGCGGGACAACGGGACCCACAACAACGTCATCATCCGGGGCGGGCAGCCCGCCTCCCGGAAGCTCCGGCCCGACTTCCGGATCGTGGCCGGCCGCGACCTCGTGGAGGGGCGCGGCGAGTGCATCGTCAGCCGCAGCCTCGCGCGCGTCTACAAGGGGGCGCAGGTCGGGGGCCAGCTCAATTTCGGCGAGAAGGAGCGCTACCAGGTCGTGGGCATCTTCACCGCCGGGGGCAGCGCCGCGGAGAGCGAGATCTGGGCCGACCTGAAGGACGTGGAGAAGAACACCGGCCGCGACGGCTCGGTCTCGTGCGTCCAGCTCCGCGCGGCCAGCCCGGAGGCCTTCGAGGCCATCCAGAAGACCCTCACCGAGGACTCGCAGTTCAAGCTGGCCGCGATGCCGGAATCGACGTACTACGAGACTCAGGCCCGGTCCAGCCTCTTCCTCAAGGTGGCCGGCTCGCTGATCGCGGTCCTGCTGACGTTCGGGGCGATGTTCGCCGCGGCCAACACCATGTTCGCGGCGGTCAAGTCGCGGACCCGGGAGATCGGCACGATGCGGGCGCTCGGCTTCTCGCAGTGGGACGTGCTCCTCTGCTTCATGGGCGAGTCGCTCCTCCTGTGCACGCTGGGCGGGCTGCTCGGCCTGCTCCTCACGCTGCCGCTGAACCTGCTGACGATCGAGACGAGCAACTTCAGCACGTTCTCGTCGGTCTCGATCACCTTCCGGTTCGGATGGTTCGTGGCCGCCGTCGCCATGACCATGACCATCGCCATGGGCCTCTTCGGGGGGATCCTCCCGGCCCTGCGGGCCGTCCGCCAGGAGGTCATCTCAGCCCTCCGGGAACTCTGA
- a CDS encoding ABC transporter permease yields the protein MKYLTYILRNARRNPIRSFLTVASTSICLFLMMILLAFFAINGEVSEQSRVYNRIITMNANGFAGMVPIARVGQVSAMEGVVAATPFSWYGGKYHDQVMPFAQFVVDADTVFTVMDEYTVPPDQLADFKANKDGAAIGRKLASDWNLKVGDPLPLKGDIYPVDMNLTVRAIYDGASNRDLRMCLFHYDYFDEAMKRVTMGAGSGGSLATSSARNSGNAGSIFIKCKSADAMASLCKKIDDEYRNSEYPTRTQTEEAFGKMFADMLGDLKNAIYGIGAAVVVSLLFVAGNAMAMAMRERTSEVAVLKAIGFSKGRVLYLVLTEAILVAGLGGALGALGCKFLCDYVDIARFTAGFLPFFYIPWNIALFGVAVSLFIGFVSGVFPAVIAANSSVIDGLRKVV from the coding sequence ATGAAATACCTCACCTACATCCTCCGCAACGCCCGGCGGAACCCGATCCGGTCGTTCCTCACCGTGGCCTCGACGAGCATCTGCCTGTTCCTGATGATGATCCTGCTCGCGTTCTTCGCCATCAACGGCGAGGTCTCGGAGCAGTCCCGGGTCTACAACCGGATCATCACCATGAACGCCAACGGGTTCGCCGGCATGGTCCCCATCGCCCGCGTCGGCCAGGTCTCCGCGATGGAGGGCGTGGTCGCGGCCACGCCCTTCTCCTGGTACGGGGGCAAGTACCACGACCAGGTCATGCCCTTCGCCCAGTTCGTCGTGGACGCGGACACGGTCTTCACCGTGATGGACGAGTACACCGTCCCCCCCGACCAGCTCGCCGACTTCAAGGCCAACAAGGATGGCGCCGCCATCGGCCGCAAGCTGGCCAGCGACTGGAACCTCAAGGTCGGCGACCCGCTGCCCCTGAAGGGCGACATCTACCCGGTGGACATGAACCTCACCGTCCGGGCCATCTACGACGGGGCTTCCAACCGCGACCTGCGGATGTGCCTGTTCCACTACGACTACTTCGACGAGGCGATGAAGCGGGTCACGATGGGCGCGGGGTCGGGCGGCTCGCTGGCCACGTCGAGCGCCCGCAACTCCGGCAACGCCGGGTCGATCTTCATCAAGTGCAAGTCCGCCGACGCCATGGCGAGCCTCTGCAAGAAGATCGACGACGAGTACCGCAACAGCGAGTATCCCACGCGGACGCAGACCGAGGAGGCGTTCGGCAAGATGTTCGCGGACATGCTCGGCGACCTCAAGAACGCGATCTACGGCATCGGCGCGGCGGTCGTGGTGTCGCTCCTCTTCGTGGCCGGCAACGCGATGGCCATGGCGATGCGCGAGCGGACCTCGGAGGTGGCGGTCCTGAAGGCGATCGGCTTCAGCAAGGGGCGGGTGCTCTACCTCGTGCTGACCGAGGCGATCCTCGTCGCCGGGCTCGGCGGCGCCCTCGGGGCGCTCGGGTGCAAGTTCCTCTGCGACTACGTGGACATCGCCCGGTTCACCGCGGGGTTCCTGCCGTTCTTCTACATCCCGTGGAACATCGCGCTGTTCGGCGTGGCGGTGTCGCTGTTCATCGGCTTCGTCAGCGGCGTCTTCCCGGCGGTGATCGCCGCCAACTCGTCGGTCATCGACGGCCTGCGGAAGGTCGTCTGA
- a CDS encoding ABC transporter ATP-binding protein, translated as MSEPSIILRQVYKDYRRDEFVVPVLAGLDLEVSEGEYLALMGPSGSGKTTLLNLVAGLDRATKGEVIVHGQDLGCLSEAEITRWRANNVGFIFQTYNLIPVLTAFENVELPLLLTGLSRKKRRENVMTALKIVGLQSREHHYPRQLSGGQEQRVAIARAIVTDPYLLVADEPTGDLDRNTAGEILELLEMLNREFEKTIVMVTHDPLAAARASRLLHMDKGRLVDDVIQDSRVQAAS; from the coding sequence ATGAGCGAGCCGTCGATCATCCTCCGGCAGGTGTACAAGGACTATCGCCGCGACGAGTTCGTGGTCCCGGTCCTGGCGGGGCTGGACCTCGAGGTGTCCGAGGGCGAGTACCTCGCCCTGATGGGGCCCTCGGGCTCCGGCAAGACGACGCTGCTGAACCTGGTGGCCGGCCTGGACCGGGCCACCAAGGGCGAGGTCATCGTCCACGGGCAGGACCTCGGCTGCCTGTCCGAGGCCGAGATCACCCGCTGGCGAGCCAACAACGTCGGATTCATCTTCCAGACGTACAACCTGATCCCGGTCCTCACCGCCTTCGAGAACGTCGAGCTGCCGCTGCTGCTCACCGGCCTCTCGCGGAAGAAGCGGCGGGAGAACGTCATGACGGCGCTGAAGATCGTGGGCCTCCAGTCCCGCGAGCACCACTACCCGCGGCAGCTCTCCGGCGGCCAGGAGCAGCGCGTCGCGATCGCCCGGGCGATCGTGACCGACCCGTACCTCCTCGTCGCCGACGAGCCGACCGGCGACCTGGACCGGAACACGGCCGGCGAGATCCTCGAGCTCCTGGAGATGCTCAACCGCGAGTTCGAGAAGACGATCGTCATGGTCACGCACGACCCGCTGGCCGCGGCCCGGGCCAGCCGCCTGCTGCACATGGACAAGGGCCGCCTCGTGGACGACGTCATCCAGGATAGCCGCGTGCAGGCCGCCTCATGA
- a CDS encoding efflux RND transporter periplasmic adaptor subunit produces the protein MASSLRDELASLKIERPGRSPVERPRRGPREPSLGAEYRRRGGGALRLLSWALWLIPLGIIGGAGFYGYKQYDQIRAKPEVTVGLVQKMTTGEAEKLLTAKGYLKSQKQAMIGTKVAGRVDQMLVKEHDHVEGGALLAVIEHHDLDAMIEQREASLERARAELEEAKAEGWQKEREEQRAERLLSKHMVPQEDFDKAKASNAMTQAKIKGLGASIRVMEANIKEMKSTLRYQMEIRAPFSGTVVEKQGEVGEIISPMAMSSSLGRSAVVTIADLQHMDVETDISENLMSRIELGQPAEVSVSANPSRRYQGRLRQIIPMGDRTRGTVKVKVEITDPDDKLFPELAATVHFLPFKAGEQSEANKSFVFVSKSAVFQENGHDYVWVVDRKSRVARRPVEVATTREDLARVETGLEPGENVVLNPTKALKDNEAVRIAE, from the coding sequence ATGGCGAGTTCGCTCCGGGATGAGCTGGCGTCGTTGAAGATCGAGCGTCCGGGGCGCAGCCCCGTCGAGCGGCCCAGGCGCGGGCCGCGGGAGCCGTCCCTCGGCGCCGAGTACCGACGCCGCGGCGGAGGGGCGCTCCGGCTGCTGTCCTGGGCCCTCTGGCTGATCCCGCTGGGGATCATCGGCGGGGCCGGCTTCTATGGATACAAGCAATACGACCAGATCCGGGCCAAGCCCGAGGTGACGGTCGGCCTGGTCCAGAAGATGACCACGGGCGAGGCCGAGAAGCTGCTGACCGCCAAGGGCTACCTGAAGTCCCAGAAGCAGGCGATGATCGGCACGAAGGTCGCCGGCCGCGTGGACCAGATGCTCGTGAAGGAACACGACCACGTCGAGGGCGGTGCCCTCCTGGCCGTGATCGAGCATCACGACCTGGACGCGATGATCGAGCAGCGCGAGGCGAGCCTGGAGAGGGCCCGGGCGGAGCTCGAGGAGGCGAAGGCCGAGGGCTGGCAGAAGGAGCGCGAGGAGCAGCGCGCCGAGAGGCTCCTGTCGAAGCACATGGTCCCGCAGGAGGACTTCGACAAGGCCAAGGCCAGCAACGCCATGACCCAGGCCAAGATCAAGGGCCTCGGGGCCTCCATCCGCGTCATGGAGGCGAACATCAAGGAGATGAAGTCCACGCTGCGATACCAGATGGAGATCCGCGCCCCGTTCAGCGGCACGGTGGTGGAGAAGCAGGGCGAGGTGGGCGAGATCATCTCGCCGATGGCGATGAGCTCCTCGCTGGGCCGCTCCGCGGTGGTGACGATCGCCGACCTCCAGCACATGGACGTGGAGACGGACATCTCGGAGAACCTGATGTCGCGGATCGAGCTGGGCCAGCCGGCGGAGGTCTCCGTCAGCGCCAACCCGAGCCGGCGATACCAGGGGAGGCTCCGGCAGATCATCCCGATGGGGGACCGGACGCGGGGGACCGTGAAGGTCAAGGTGGAGATCACCGACCCGGACGACAAGCTCTTCCCGGAGCTGGCCGCGACCGTCCACTTCCTGCCGTTCAAGGCGGGCGAGCAGTCGGAGGCGAACAAGTCGTTCGTCTTCGTGTCCAAGTCGGCGGTCTTCCAGGAGAACGGCCACGACTACGTCTGGGTCGTGGACCGCAAGTCGCGCGTGGCCCGGCGCCCCGTGGAGGTGGCCACCACCCGCGAGGACCTGGCCCGCGTCGAGACGGGGCTGGAGCCGGGAGAGAACGTGGTGCTGAACCCGACCAAGGCCCTGAAGGATAACGAGGCCGTCCGGATCGCGGAGTGA
- a CDS encoding YfaP family protein — MPASPAEPPAGPPPTRLRVPVAGPPPAPGPGVRDADRAARTPPASPPLEEDPDTPWWTPAALKGWAGSMALHALLLLALALLYFSPPVRKAIQIDGRLAGSQNGVPEGLALVGGLNTPSDMFEVVPEAPPAPIPFEERPLDIGTLDAESLLSASKASRPSAGGGAPSDNPGAGDGDGFGLARFGEGGEVVRGVAVKVGDPQFTLIWDSDADLDLHVIEPGGKEIYWEEPKGKQGGELDVDNTKGFGPENIYWLVESDGPGSQKVRGPGPPGTYQWFVVYWGGFGGIPKPTHWKVRIKHQGKLTIINGKFRALNERSRTYTLKVESPKPSDAAPTP; from the coding sequence ATGCCGGCCAGTCCCGCCGAGCCGCCCGCTGGCCCCCCCCCCACCCGCCTGCGGGTGCCCGTCGCCGGGCCGCCCCCCGCGCCGGGGCCCGGCGTCCGCGACGCCGACAGGGCGGCCCGCACGCCGCCGGCTTCCCCGCCGCTCGAGGAGGACCCGGACACGCCCTGGTGGACGCCCGCCGCCCTCAAGGGCTGGGCGGGATCCATGGCCCTGCACGCGCTCCTCCTGCTCGCGCTGGCGCTCTTGTATTTCTCGCCTCCCGTACGCAAGGCGATCCAGATCGACGGCCGCCTCGCCGGCTCGCAGAACGGCGTCCCGGAAGGGCTGGCCCTCGTCGGGGGCCTGAATACCCCGTCGGACATGTTCGAGGTCGTCCCGGAAGCTCCTCCCGCGCCCATCCCCTTCGAGGAGAGGCCACTGGATATAGGGACCCTTGACGCCGAATCGCTGCTCTCCGCGTCGAAGGCGTCCCGGCCGAGCGCCGGCGGCGGCGCCCCCAGCGACAACCCCGGCGCGGGCGACGGCGACGGATTCGGCCTGGCGCGGTTCGGCGAGGGCGGGGAGGTCGTCCGGGGCGTGGCCGTCAAGGTCGGCGACCCCCAGTTCACGCTGATCTGGGACAGCGACGCCGACCTCGACCTCCACGTCATCGAGCCGGGTGGGAAGGAGATCTACTGGGAGGAGCCGAAGGGGAAGCAGGGGGGCGAGCTCGACGTGGACAACACGAAGGGCTTCGGCCCCGAGAACATCTACTGGCTCGTCGAGTCCGATGGCCCCGGCTCGCAGAAGGTCCGCGGCCCCGGCCCGCCGGGGACGTATCAGTGGTTCGTCGTCTACTGGGGCGGCTTCGGCGGCATCCCCAAGCCGACGCACTGGAAGGTCCGGATCAAGCATCAGGGCAAGCTCACCATCATCAACGGGAAGTTCCGGGCCCTCAACGAACGGAGCCGGACCTACACGCTGAAGGTGGAATCGCCGAAGCCCTCAGACGCTGCTCCGACGCCGTGA
- the larB gene encoding nickel pincer cofactor biosynthesis protein LarB, which translates to MDPHELSQMLEAVAAGALAPADAARRFATHPYVDAGDFAKVDLHRRVRCGFPEVVFGQGKTAAQIEAIFRKLLEHGQGGLVTRIGPEVAAHLKAAFPEGEHNVAGRTFRVVGPDGVEPKVGRVVIVTAGTSDLPVAEEARVTAEAWNCEVSLIADVGVAGLHRLLHQLPRLGDADCLVVVAGMEGALPSVVGGLVACPVIAVPTSIGYGAHFHGLAALLGMLNSCASNVVVVNIDAGFNGGHIAGLIARRAGLARQSSPAAGGNASTAARGQGD; encoded by the coding sequence ATGGACCCCCACGAGCTATCGCAGATGCTGGAGGCCGTGGCCGCCGGGGCCCTGGCCCCGGCCGACGCCGCCCGCCGCTTCGCGACCCATCCGTACGTCGACGCCGGGGACTTCGCCAAGGTCGACCTCCACCGCCGCGTCCGCTGCGGGTTCCCCGAGGTCGTCTTCGGCCAGGGGAAGACCGCCGCGCAGATCGAGGCCATCTTCCGGAAGCTCCTGGAGCACGGCCAGGGGGGCCTCGTCACGCGGATCGGCCCGGAGGTCGCGGCGCACCTGAAGGCCGCCTTCCCGGAGGGGGAGCACAACGTCGCCGGACGGACCTTCCGGGTCGTCGGCCCGGACGGCGTCGAGCCCAAGGTCGGCCGGGTCGTGATCGTCACCGCCGGCACGAGCGACCTGCCGGTCGCCGAGGAGGCGAGGGTCACGGCGGAGGCCTGGAACTGCGAGGTCTCGCTCATCGCCGACGTCGGCGTGGCCGGGCTGCACCGGCTCCTCCACCAGCTCCCCCGCCTGGGGGACGCGGACTGCCTGGTCGTCGTCGCCGGCATGGAGGGCGCGCTGCCCAGCGTCGTCGGCGGGCTCGTCGCCTGCCCGGTGATCGCGGTGCCGACGAGCATCGGCTACGGGGCCCACTTCCACGGACTGGCGGCCCTGCTCGGGATGCTCAACAGCTGCGCCTCCAACGTCGTGGTGGTGAACATCGACGCCGGCTTCAACGGCGGCCACATCGCCGGCCTGATCGCCCGCCGTGCCGGCCTGGCCAGGCAATCCTCGCCCGCGGCCGGCGGCAACGCCTCGACGGCCGCCCGCGGCCAGGGAGACTAG
- a CDS encoding NAD(P)H-hydrate dehydratase, which yields MSLQRIESLPSLPPRPADSNKGQFGHVLVVAGSRGLAGAAALCGASALRSGAGLVRIASPAEVQPVVASFEPSYMTYPLPQDEDGLIDFEAARPRLERLAAAATVVAAGPGLGQSDGILAVVRWLLESSGKPLVLDADALNVLSAGHLDLLGRRDQPVVITPHPGEMARLVGDTAKDVQAARVDQAAKLAGRFEALTVVLKGTGTVVTDGRRVYVNTTGNPGMATGGTGDCLTGVVAAMIGQGLPPFEGAQLGVYIHGLAGDIAKDQNGVIGLIAGDIVDALPDAFEHASRDPDIGF from the coding sequence ATGTCCCTGCAACGCATCGAATCCCTGCCGTCGCTCCCGCCCCGGCCCGCCGACAGCAACAAGGGGCAGTTCGGCCACGTCCTCGTCGTCGCGGGGAGTCGCGGCCTGGCCGGCGCGGCGGCCCTCTGCGGGGCCTCGGCCCTCCGCTCCGGCGCGGGACTCGTCCGCATCGCCAGCCCGGCCGAGGTCCAGCCGGTGGTGGCCAGCTTCGAGCCCTCGTACATGACCTATCCCCTCCCCCAGGACGAAGACGGCCTGATCGACTTCGAGGCGGCCCGCCCGAGGCTCGAGCGCCTGGCGGCCGCCGCCACGGTCGTCGCCGCCGGGCCGGGGCTCGGCCAGTCCGATGGGATCCTGGCCGTCGTGCGGTGGCTCCTGGAATCCTCGGGCAAGCCCCTCGTCCTGGACGCCGACGCGCTCAACGTCCTGTCCGCCGGGCACCTGGACCTCCTGGGCCGGCGCGACCAGCCCGTCGTCATCACGCCCCACCCCGGCGAGATGGCCCGGCTGGTCGGCGACACGGCGAAGGACGTCCAGGCCGCGCGGGTCGATCAGGCGGCGAAGCTCGCCGGCCGGTTCGAAGCGCTGACGGTCGTCCTCAAGGGGACCGGGACGGTGGTCACCGACGGCCGCCGCGTGTACGTGAACACGACGGGCAACCCGGGCATGGCCACCGGCGGCACCGGCGATTGCCTCACCGGCGTCGTCGCCGCCATGATCGGCCAGGGGCTACCGCCGTTCGAGGGCGCGCAGCTCGGGGTCTACATCCACGGCCTCGCCGGGGACATCGCGAAGGACCAGAACGGCGTCATCGGCCTGATCGCCGGCGACATCGTGGACGCGCTCCCGGACGCGTTCGAGCACGCCTCGCGGGATCCGGACATCGGATTCTGA
- a CDS encoding class I SAM-dependent methyltransferase — MLYDDEFYASQSGGSLRSAKAVVPYVVSLLAPKSVVDVGCGVGTWLSVFREQGVERVLGVDGDYVKADSLLIPADRFLPRDLSRSIGVGERFDLATSLEVAEHLPPDSGPHFVDELVKLADAVLFSAAIPEQGGVNHTNERWQSYWRELFAERGFLPVDCIRPQFWTDPRVMAFYSQNILLYVKKEVLDQRPDLKALADGAAIIPFDVVHPEQYRAGLANQRAVDSGLRTMLSRLPKAAVKTARRYLVRQ; from the coding sequence GTGCTCTATGACGATGAGTTCTACGCGAGCCAATCGGGCGGCTCCTTGCGATCCGCGAAGGCCGTGGTGCCGTACGTCGTCTCCCTGCTGGCTCCGAAGAGCGTGGTCGATGTCGGCTGCGGCGTCGGGACATGGCTCTCGGTCTTCCGGGAGCAGGGGGTTGAGAGGGTCCTCGGGGTCGACGGGGACTACGTGAAGGCCGACTCCCTGCTCATCCCCGCGGATCGGTTCCTGCCCCGGGACCTGAGCCGGTCGATCGGCGTGGGCGAGCGGTTCGACCTGGCGACGTCGTTGGAGGTCGCCGAGCATCTCCCGCCCGATTCCGGCCCCCACTTCGTGGACGAGCTGGTCAAGCTCGCGGACGCGGTCCTCTTCTCCGCGGCGATCCCGGAACAGGGCGGGGTGAACCACACGAACGAGCGATGGCAGAGCTACTGGCGCGAACTTTTCGCCGAGCGCGGCTTCCTGCCGGTCGATTGCATCCGGCCCCAGTTCTGGACGGATCCGAGGGTCATGGCCTTCTACTCCCAGAACATCCTCCTGTACGTGAAGAAGGAGGTCCTCGACCAGCGGCCCGACCTGAAGGCGCTGGCCGACGGTGCCGCGATCATCCCGTTCGACGTGGTCCACCCCGAGCAATATCGGGCGGGGCTGGCGAATCAGAGGGCCGTCGACTCCGGGCTGAGGACCATGCTCTCCCGATTGCCGAAGGCCGCGGTGAAGACCGCCAGGCGTTATCTCGTCCGGCAATGA
- a CDS encoding threonine synthase produces the protein MKYASHLACSVCKREFPADRPMNLCPHDGRPVQVSLDLGRLRKDYGRDGWWTPSRRDLWRFGGLLPLDVNDPDDARHVVTRGEGHTPCLPLPHPIADRVGCRFEVKDEGKPYPGFGANPTLSFKDRGMAMTVSMARALGLDRLAVPTQGNAGDSLAEYAVAAGIQAAVVMSPDTDLPVLARVAALAALHPDRVRLELVPGTIIDCGKRVREHYVPAGYFNVATFQEPGWRTEGKKTLGLEMAEPAGDRLADRTWRVPDVIVYPTGGGTGVVGMAKAFDELEALGLIDDRRPRMVCVQSEATAPVARAFAAGEPDISPMPPGRTLATGLNVAQNVGHVNVLRIIRETGGLAIAVTDDAIRTVIRDEWRARRFAWSPEGAATLAVAEELADRAMIRPGDRVVFVNTASAEKYLPTTRDLLGGGL, from the coding sequence ATGAAGTACGCGTCGCACCTCGCCTGCTCGGTTTGCAAGCGGGAGTTCCCGGCCGACCGACCCATGAACCTGTGCCCGCACGACGGCCGGCCCGTGCAGGTCAGCCTGGACCTGGGGCGTCTGCGGAAGGATTACGGCCGCGACGGCTGGTGGACCCCGTCTCGACGCGACCTGTGGCGATTCGGGGGGCTGCTCCCCCTGGACGTGAACGACCCGGACGACGCGCGGCATGTGGTCACCCGGGGCGAAGGGCACACGCCCTGCCTCCCGCTGCCGCACCCGATCGCCGACCGGGTGGGCTGCCGGTTCGAGGTGAAGGACGAGGGCAAGCCCTATCCCGGCTTCGGGGCCAATCCCACGCTGTCGTTCAAGGACCGGGGCATGGCGATGACCGTCTCCATGGCCCGCGCCCTGGGCCTCGACCGGCTGGCGGTCCCGACCCAGGGGAACGCGGGCGACTCGCTGGCCGAGTACGCGGTGGCGGCGGGCATCCAGGCGGCGGTCGTGATGTCGCCGGACACCGACCTGCCGGTCCTCGCCCGGGTCGCCGCGCTGGCGGCCCTGCACCCCGATCGTGTGCGGCTGGAGCTCGTCCCCGGCACGATCATCGACTGCGGCAAGCGGGTGCGCGAGCACTACGTGCCCGCCGGGTACTTCAACGTCGCCACGTTCCAGGAGCCGGGCTGGCGGACCGAGGGCAAGAAGACGCTCGGCCTGGAGATGGCCGAGCCGGCCGGCGATCGGCTGGCCGACCGGACCTGGAGGGTGCCCGACGTGATCGTCTACCCCACCGGCGGCGGGACCGGCGTGGTCGGCATGGCCAAGGCGTTCGACGAGCTGGAGGCCCTGGGGCTGATCGACGACCGACGGCCGCGGATGGTCTGCGTCCAGAGCGAGGCCACCGCGCCCGTGGCGAGGGCGTTCGCGGCCGGCGAACCGGACATCTCGCCGATGCCCCCCGGGCGGACCCTCGCCACGGGGCTCAACGTCGCGCAGAACGTCGGCCACGTGAACGTGCTGCGGATCATCCGCGAGACCGGCGGCCTGGCGATCGCGGTGACGGACGACGCGATCCGGACGGTGATCCGCGACGAGTGGCGGGCGCGCCGGTTCGCCTGGTCCCCCGAGGGGGCCGCGACCCTGGCCGTCGCCGAGGAGCTCGCCGACCGGGCGATGATCCGGCCGGGGGACAGGGTCGTGTTCGTGAATACGGCATCCGCGGAGAAATACCTGCCGACCACCAGGGACCTGCTGGGCGGCGGCCTGTGA
- a CDS encoding RNA recognition motif domain-containing protein: protein MGKKLYVGNLTYRTNSSDLEQLFSQYGSVESAEVISDRETGRSKGFGFVEMGTEAEAKAAIDALHEHEVDGRRLTVNEARPREPRSGGGGGGGYRGGGGGGGYDRGGRY, encoded by the coding sequence GTGGGCAAGAAACTGTACGTCGGTAACCTCACGTACCGCACGAACAGCTCCGACCTGGAGCAACTGTTCTCCCAGTACGGCAGCGTCGAGAGCGCCGAGGTCATCTCCGACCGGGAGACGGGACGAAGCAAGGGTTTCGGCTTCGTCGAGATGGGCACCGAGGCCGAGGCGAAGGCGGCCATCGATGCCCTGCATGAGCACGAGGTGGACGGGCGTCGCCTCACCGTGAACGAAGCCCGTCCCCGCGAGCCCCGCAGTGGTGGCGGCGGAGGCGGCGGCTATCGCGGAGGTGGCGGCGGAGGCGGATACGACCGCGGCGGCCGCTATTGA
- a CDS encoding GNAT family N-acetyltransferase, whose amino-acid sequence MTAPGRLETERLVLRMFRESDLDAYAAMCADPEVMRHIGDGVPMTRSEAWRSMAAVLGHWSLRGFGLWAVEERSCGVLVGRVGLWRPEGWPGIELAWTLRRESWGRGFATEAAVAALGVAFGPLAQSHVISMISSSNGPSIRVARRLGMRLEGRTELLGGSVEVHGIRRRPAPIRP is encoded by the coding sequence GTGACCGCGCCGGGGCGGCTGGAGACCGAGCGGCTGGTGCTGCGGATGTTCCGCGAGTCCGACCTGGACGCCTACGCGGCGATGTGCGCCGACCCGGAGGTCATGAGGCACATCGGCGACGGCGTGCCGATGACGCGGTCCGAGGCGTGGCGGAGCATGGCCGCGGTGCTCGGGCACTGGTCGCTCCGGGGCTTCGGCCTCTGGGCCGTCGAGGAGCGTTCTTGCGGGGTGCTCGTGGGGCGCGTCGGGCTCTGGCGGCCCGAGGGCTGGCCGGGCATCGAGCTCGCCTGGACGCTCCGCCGCGAATCCTGGGGCCGAGGTTTCGCCACCGAGGCGGCCGTCGCCGCGCTCGGGGTCGCCTTCGGGCCGCTCGCGCAGTCGCACGTCATCAGCATGATCTCCTCGTCCAACGGCCCGTCGATCCGCGTCGCCCGGCGGCTGGGGATGCGGCTCGAGGGGCGGACCGAACTCCTCGGCGGGTCGGTGGAGGTCCACGGGATCCGCCGCCGGCCCGCGCCGATCCGGCCCTGA